Within the Girardinichthys multiradiatus isolate DD_20200921_A chromosome 12, DD_fGirMul_XY1, whole genome shotgun sequence genome, the region ACTGATGGGTTTGGTTAAAAGATGCTTGTCCATTACAGTTTCAACCTCTACCCTGTGAAGGCTAGGCTTGTAGTtaccttaaatgtattttatgtctCTTCTCTGATATTTCGTTTTATGTGGAACAGTTTACCTCCACCTTCAGTACTATGAAGACATGTTtggttgatgttttggtcaaAATAACATACCCCTTGGCACATATGTTGTTGACAATTTAAATGGCCGTATCTTTATTATGAAGATTTTTAATTGACTtgtgtttgttattttattgtaattttcatttctttttttttttacaactcttTTTAAGGCATTTTCATTGGTCTTTACTTTCACTGCATAGCACATTAACCCAAGTGCTATGTAAAGGTCAAAAgtgattaataaattatttatgaccagtataaatgtatataattttcacaataataataaaaataataatagtagtAATAACAATAATGTGCGAATTCTGCCTCAAACCCtaaaaaacaacattccaatATTTCTAGTGAGCTCTGATAGAAAGTGGAggcttaaaagataaaaaagagaTGTCTCAAAACTCAGAAAAGGAAAATCAGCTTGACTCAGTGCTGATGGAGGGAGTAAACTGAGCTTCAAATCAGACATAAAGAACTAATGGTGTTGGGTTACTAAATGTGCCCTtgagcaacaaccacaacccgTGCTATAAATCTTAAATGACTCACACATCATGGCTACAGGTGCCTTAGATGCCAGCTTAATTTGGCGATTTATACGAAAAACAAAGAGTTTATGTCCACTTGGCATCATCGCTTTAAACAGCCGTTCTCCAGGCTGCTGCAAATGTTGCGTAAGAGTGTTACTAATCAGAACAGAATAGGCACAGTGAAATCTTGTACACCTCAAATAAACATACACAAACTCTGCAGTGCTTCCCTGAAAGCCCAAATAGGGAATCCCTGCAGTTAAGACCATATTAGTCATTGTAGTTAGGAGTCATCAAACCGATCTTCTGTCTACCAAAAGAGCAACAGACATGGATCCCCTTTCTTCCTTGTGCTCCTATTTCCCATTAACCTGTATTAAGGGTCAGAGCAACTAAAACTGGTGAAGGGAAGCTTTCTgcattaaacatggtggtgtttTTCTAACAGAGTATACAAAGGTTGTATCTCCTTAAACCTGCAAGCGAAAGAATCTGTAATATCTAAAACTATTTactctgtttttgctgcagaTTCAGAGCTAGCCTTGATGTACAACGACTCATCAGTGTTGGAGAACCACCACTTAGCAGTTGGTTTCAAGCTACTGCAAGAGGAGAACTGTGACATCTTCCAAAACTTGACCAAAAAACAGCGACAATCACTGCGAAAGATGGTCATTGACATCGTACGTTGAAGAAGCTGTGCACAAATAAACTCCCTGTTTTGTTGcaaaaaaatcataataataatgtggAGCTAAACCTTTAATGTTggtgtgtttttcatttctggGTGTTCGTAGGTGCTAGCAACAGACATGTCCAAACACATGAATTTGCTGGCGGACTTGAAGACGATGGTTGAAACAAAGAAAGTGACCAGCTCCGGTGTGTTGCTGCTGGACAACTACTCTGACAGGATACAGGTGAGCTTCAAGCTATAGTACaaaatcaataataaaacaGTGGGaataatgactttttttttttttatctctgatAGGCACAATCTGCTACTCTAGTCAAGCCtataaaataagacaatttatatgGTTGAAAATTCGGTAGCTATAAAGAACATTAAACATACCGTAGTAGAGTTTGTTTAAGGGATTCTGATCCTAATCATTTAGAAAATACCTGCATCAGGACCCCAAGTCCCCTTTTGAAACAAACTATTGGTGTTGTTTAGGTGAATCTGATGAGATGTAACAACAGTCGCATCTCCCTGACGCTACCATTTTTCAGTGTTGACATTAATTAGTACTTTATGCTTCTCTGTCTTGCTGGATACACTGTAAGTGAACTATGCTGCACTGATCAGGCCTTTCCTGTCTATACCGATTTCCTGtgttctttgaggtctgacctgccAAGTCCAGTTTTGCCCTAAGGCCAATAATACATCAAATCTATGCCTCAAAGCTGATATCTTATTTTTCTACAGCTCAAAAACAGTGCATCAAACTTCATGTTTGATACGATATAGAGCAAAAGTAATGGGAGTTcttgttttgatgcatttttaaatgtgtttgaccTTCCAATCCCTAGTCAGCCAATCAAGGGAAAAGTGACATATTCCCATATCTCGCTGATTAATTGGTGCATTTTTAATCTTGCTGCTTTCTATGTTCAGGTTCTCCAGAACATGGTCCACTGTGCAGACCTGAGCAACCCCACCAAGCCTCTCCTGCTTTACCGACAGTGGACGGACCGCATCATGGAGGAATTCTTCAGCCAAGGggacagagaaagagagagggggaTGGAGATCAGCCCCATGTGTGACAAACACAACGCCTCTGTAGAAAAGAACCAGGTAAGGATTCCAAGATGGCATAAAAATGTGCTCTTCATGCAtagcaaataaacacacactGAGCCTCATGTCTGTTGTAGGTTGGGTTCATAGACTATATCGTCCACCCCCTGTGGGAGACGTGGGCCGACCTTGTCCATCCGGACGCACAAGACATCTTGGACACGTTGGAGGACAACAGAGAGTGGTACCAAAGCACTATCCCCCAAAGTCCATCTCCGACTTTAGATGAGCCGGAGGACGGCACTCGACCTCCTGGGGTGGACAAGTTTCAGTTTGAGCTGACCCTGGAGGAGGACGGGGAGTCAGATACTGAAAAGGATAGTGGCAGccagccagaggaggaggaggaggaagaagaggaagaagaggaggaggaaaacagctgtactGACTCAAAAACACTCTGCACACAGGACTCTGAATCGACAGAGATACCTTTGGACGAACAAGTGGGGGAGGATGATGATGACGACGATGAGGAGGGGGATGCAGAAGAGGAGGGGGAAACACCCTGCTCAGAAGCATGTGATGCAGACAAAGAGGCAGCAgagaaggaagaggaggagaaatCCCCTGATACATAGCAGTTATGAACAGCCTCTGATTAACTGTTCCTCTTAGTAATGACAGATTATAATTTATAGAatattttttgagttttgtgaaatctgttttttataCGTCTGTGTTTCCAAAGCGTGTGCTGCTCCCCACCCCAAGTTACTCTTCTCGTCGGCTTTATTTAGACATGCCCATTGGTACTACTTCAAGTTTTTTTGCACTCAGGTAAAATTCCCTTTCATTCCCATGACTTAAGATGCGGACGGTCATACATCACATCTGTTTCCTTCTTTCTGCTTTCGT harbors:
- the pde4d gene encoding cAMP-specific 3',5'-cyclic phosphodiesterase 4D isoform X10, translated to MPEANYLLSFSWGYIKFKRMLNRELTHLSEMSRSGNQVSEFISSTFLDKQHEVEMPSPQTQKEKEKNKPMSQISGVKKLQHSSSLTNSNIPRFGVKTETEDELATELEHVNKWGLNVFKISEFSGNRPLTVMMYTIFQERDLLKTFKIPLDTFITYLMTLEDHYHADVAYHNNIHAADVTQSTHVLLSTPALEAVFTDLEILAAIFASAIHDVDHPGVSNQFLINTNSELALMYNDSSVLENHHLAVGFKLLQEENCDIFQNLTKKQRQSLRKMVIDIVLATDMSKHMNLLADLKTMVETKKVTSSGVLLLDNYSDRIQVLQNMVHCADLSNPTKPLLLYRQWTDRIMEEFFSQGDRERERGMEISPMCDKHNASVEKNQVGFIDYIVHPLWETWADLVHPDAQDILDTLEDNREWYQSTIPQSPSPTLDEPEDGTRPPGVDKFQFELTLEEDGESDTEKDSGSQPEEEEEEEEEEEEEENSCTDSKTLCTQDSESTEIPLDEQVGEDDDDDDEEGDAEEEGETPCSEACDADKEAAEKEEEEKSPDT